The DNA segment GAGGACATGCATATGGATTTTCGCCTGTCGGAGGAGCAGGAAGCCATCCGCGCGATGGCGCTCGATTTTGCCCGGGATGAACTCGCGCCCAACGCCATCGACTGGGACCAGCAAAAACATTTTCCGGTCGACAAGCTGCGCGCTGCGGCGGCACTCGGCATGGCCGGCATCTATGTTCGCGACGACGTCGGTGGCACGGGGCTCACCCGTCTCGACGCGGCGATGATCATCGAGGCGCTGGCGACCGGCTGCCCGGCAGTCGCCTCCTTCGTCTCGATCCACAACATGTGCGCCGGCATGATCGACCGCTATGGCACGGATGAGCAGCGTCAGCGGCTGCTGCCGCCGCTGCTCACCATGGAAACGCTGGCGAGCTATTGCCTGACCGAACCCGGCTCCGGTTCGGACGCGGCGGCGCTCAAAACCAAGGCGGTGCGCGACGGCGACGGCTATGTGCTGACCGGTCAGAAGCAGTTCATCTCCGGTGCCGGCGAGTCCGGTCTCTATATCGTCATGGCTCGCACCGGCGACGAGGGGCCGAAGGGCATTTCGGCATTTGTCGTCGACAAGGAAGCGCCGGGGCTAACCTTCGGCGCCAACGAGAAGAAGATGGGCTGGCATGCCCAGCCGACCCGCGCGGTGATGCTCGACAATGTCCGTGTTCCGGCTGCAGACCGGCTGGGCGCGGAAGGCGAGGGTTTTCGGATCGCGATGGCCGGCCTTGACGGCGGGCGGCTGAACATCGCCGCCGCCTCGCTCGGCGGAGCGCAGGCCGCTTTCGACAAGGCGCTTGCCTATGTCCAGGAACGACGCGCCTTCGGAAAGGCGATCGGCGAATTCCAAGCGCTGCAGTTTCGCCTGGCCGACATGGCGACCGATCTCGAGATTGCCCGCACCTTCCTCTGGCGGGCGGCCGCCGCGCTCGACGCGGGGGATCCCGAAGCAACCAA comes from the Sinorhizobium garamanticum genome and includes:
- a CDS encoding isobutyryl-CoA dehydrogenase, whose product is MDFRLSEEQEAIRAMALDFARDELAPNAIDWDQQKHFPVDKLRAAAALGMAGIYVRDDVGGTGLTRLDAAMIIEALATGCPAVASFVSIHNMCAGMIDRYGTDEQRQRLLPPLLTMETLASYCLTEPGSGSDAAALKTKAVRDGDGYVLTGQKQFISGAGESGLYIVMARTGDEGPKGISAFVVDKEAPGLTFGANEKKMGWHAQPTRAVMLDNVRVPAADRLGAEGEGFRIAMAGLDGGRLNIAAASLGGAQAAFDKALAYVQERRAFGKAIGEFQALQFRLADMATDLEIARTFLWRAAAALDAGDPEATKLCAMAKRFVTDRCFAVANDALQLHGGYGYLADYGVEKIVRDLRVHQILEGTNEIMRLIVSRAIMGRK